A region from the Vibrio navarrensis genome encodes:
- a CDS encoding MATE family efflux transporter, protein MSFLAQVAKHADAAFLRRLLLIALPIALQSMMFSSRGLVDVLMLGQLGEAEIAAVGVAARATFVTTIMLVGVTTGGALLTAQYWGAGDKDGVRQSTALTWLVSMAFALLTALLFLLFPQQIMALTTDSSQVNQLGSEYLVLTSLSMLSVACVASMAVGLRAMHKPGISTFFSGIGILSNVFLNWLLIFGHWGLPAMGIKGAAIATLLSGAIEVTTLYGYLYAKQHLLAFGRADVHSILVWKKIVRFLKLSLPTTFNFLAWAGGLFAYHAIMGQAGVQGLAALSVMTPVESISLAMMIGLSNAAAVLVGNQLGAKNFEPVYYQAWATVLMNVIIGVVVAALLYLFHQSILNAFSALTPETRQLAEQFMMVLCAAVVLRSLPMMAIVGVLRAGGDVKFCLYQDLLAQWVIGIPLAAFAAIYLEVSPVWVYLLFLVEEMVKWVGVLYRIVSRKWMRNLIED, encoded by the coding sequence ATGTCCTTTCTTGCTCAGGTGGCAAAGCATGCCGATGCGGCGTTTTTGCGTCGTCTGCTGCTGATCGCATTGCCAATCGCTCTGCAAAGTATGATGTTTTCCAGCCGAGGTTTGGTGGACGTTTTGATGCTAGGACAACTGGGTGAGGCGGAGATCGCCGCGGTTGGCGTTGCGGCCAGAGCGACCTTTGTGACTACCATTATGCTGGTCGGTGTCACCACCGGTGGCGCTCTGCTGACCGCGCAATATTGGGGAGCTGGAGATAAAGACGGTGTTAGACAGAGCACGGCGTTGACTTGGTTGGTGTCGATGGCGTTTGCCTTGCTAACCGCACTGCTTTTTCTGCTCTTTCCTCAGCAGATCATGGCGCTAACCACCGATTCATCACAAGTGAATCAACTCGGCAGCGAATACCTGGTTCTCACCTCGTTGTCCATGCTCAGTGTCGCTTGTGTGGCGAGTATGGCGGTTGGGCTCAGAGCGATGCACAAGCCTGGTATCAGCACTTTCTTTAGTGGTATCGGTATTCTCTCCAACGTATTTTTGAACTGGCTATTGATTTTTGGTCATTGGGGATTGCCAGCAATGGGGATCAAAGGCGCCGCAATCGCGACCTTGCTCAGCGGGGCGATCGAAGTGACAACGTTATATGGTTACCTCTACGCGAAACAACATTTACTGGCTTTTGGCCGTGCGGATGTACACTCCATCCTTGTTTGGAAAAAAATTGTTCGTTTTCTCAAACTCTCATTACCCACAACCTTTAACTTCTTGGCTTGGGCTGGTGGACTTTTTGCCTATCATGCCATTATGGGGCAAGCGGGCGTGCAAGGGCTTGCAGCGTTGTCAGTGATGACGCCAGTGGAGTCAATTTCGCTGGCGATGATGATTGGTCTGTCCAATGCAGCTGCCGTGCTGGTGGGTAATCAACTGGGGGCGAAAAATTTTGAGCCCGTTTATTATCAAGCGTGGGCGACGGTGCTGATGAACGTTATCATTGGGGTTGTGGTCGCAGCGCTGCTGTATCTATTTCACCAGTCGATTCTAAATGCCTTTAGCGCCTTAACCCCAGAAACCCGACAACTGGCAGAGCAGTTCATGATGGTGCTTTGCGCCGCTGTTGTACTGAGATCGCTGCCGATGATGGCGATTGTTGGCGTGTTGCGTGCGGGTGGCGATGTGAAATTCTGCCTCTATCAGGATTTGCTCGCTCAGTGGGTGATTGGTATTCCTTTGGCGGCGTTTGCAGCTATCTACCTTGAAGTGTCGCCCGTGTGGGTATATCTGTTGTTCTTGGTCGAAGAAATGGTCAAGTGGGTCGGTGTTTTGTATCGTATCGTCAGCCGCAAATGGATGCGAAATCTCATCGAAGATTAG
- a CDS encoding DUF2913 family protein: MSNYTTEIQRLVNTALQELEAEHRAGKLADAPVANNHFLVRWVTKTLKAQRFHRCVVDDLTRWQKAGRSKGNDAALLPTFKRIAAFYASFFCADKEPAVITDKQIEAFLDQMEQADWEVSTAEPLVGCGKVQIFTEGQHSLALCAQQCESCFDGDTLVKPMSWFVRGNHAEFVAKATEAGFMVHKVTDYKSNVKYHGEYLIFPANLGNQLAEIPLSFQY, translated from the coding sequence ATGTCGAACTACACAACGGAAATTCAACGACTGGTTAATACCGCGCTGCAAGAGCTAGAGGCGGAGCATCGCGCAGGTAAACTGGCTGACGCGCCTGTCGCGAACAACCACTTTCTCGTGCGTTGGGTGACCAAGACGCTGAAAGCACAGCGTTTTCACCGCTGCGTCGTCGATGATCTGACTCGCTGGCAAAAGGCTGGTCGCTCGAAAGGCAACGATGCCGCACTATTGCCGACTTTTAAGCGTATCGCCGCATTTTATGCCTCTTTTTTCTGTGCAGACAAAGAGCCTGCGGTGATTACCGATAAGCAGATAGAAGCGTTTTTAGATCAGATGGAGCAAGCCGACTGGGAAGTTTCCACGGCCGAGCCGTTAGTGGGCTGTGGCAAAGTGCAGATTTTTACCGAAGGCCAACACTCATTGGCGCTTTGCGCCCAGCAGTGTGAAAGCTGCTTCGATGGCGACACCTTGGTGAAACCGATGAGTTGGTTTGTACGGGGCAATCACGCTGAGTTTGTCGCAAAGGCCACTGAGGCGGGATTTATGGTACACAAGGTGACAGATTACAAGTCGAACGTGAAATACCATGGTGAGTACCTGATTTTTCCGGCCAATTTAGGCAATCAGCTGGCAGAAATTCCGCTTAGTTTTCAATATTAA
- a CDS encoding DUF2867 domain-containing protein: MQKVLVLGASGYVGSQLVPLLLAQGYQVTAAARQIDYLKARVKPHPHLNFAYLDLADQSAAHALIPHFDLIYFLVHGMAQGHDFIDYELSLADHFYQALQGSRVKQVIYLSALQPQSGSSAHLQARKMTGDVLRKAGIPIIELRAGVIIGPGSAAFEIMRDFVYHLPLLITPKWVESKANPIALENLNYYLLRLAEESHATHAIYEAGGPDTLSYREQFHLICQATKRPFHLFSTALLTPKMASYWLGLITSVPSSIGSALLAGLEHDYVANSAELRQKYPQALLSYQQAVEQAIEQEGTFVRSNVWGFEPEALQRWQPGYGYYAKKAGASIQTQASAEALWKWVEKIGSREQGYYFATLLWRTREWLDVLFGGKKPVRRAPSGPELKVGDYIDSWKVIRCEKPHFLSLFFGMKGPGLGRLEFTIDDHGHYRQLTVTAWWHPQGFRGLLYWFAMMPAHLFVFNGMVKAIAKKALSFNRDKKGA, encoded by the coding sequence GTGCAAAAAGTATTAGTGTTGGGCGCATCAGGTTACGTTGGGTCACAATTAGTGCCACTTCTTTTGGCGCAAGGTTATCAAGTGACGGCCGCCGCGAGACAAATCGACTATCTTAAAGCGCGGGTTAAACCTCATCCGCATCTCAACTTTGCTTACCTTGATCTTGCAGATCAAAGCGCGGCTCACGCGCTCATCCCACACTTTGACCTGATCTATTTTCTGGTTCATGGCATGGCCCAAGGGCACGACTTTATTGATTATGAACTCTCTCTCGCTGACCATTTTTATCAAGCCCTGCAAGGAAGCCGCGTCAAACAGGTGATTTATCTAAGCGCACTTCAGCCGCAAAGTGGCAGCTCCGCTCATCTTCAAGCGCGAAAAATGACCGGCGATGTGCTGCGCAAAGCAGGGATTCCGATTATTGAACTGCGTGCTGGGGTGATTATCGGCCCGGGATCCGCCGCCTTTGAAATCATGCGTGATTTTGTCTATCACTTGCCTCTGTTGATCACCCCAAAATGGGTTGAATCGAAAGCCAACCCGATCGCACTGGAAAACCTTAACTACTATCTGTTGCGATTAGCCGAAGAAAGCCACGCCACTCATGCAATTTACGAAGCGGGTGGGCCAGACACACTGAGCTACCGCGAACAATTTCACCTCATCTGCCAAGCGACAAAGCGCCCTTTTCACCTTTTTTCGACGGCGCTCCTGACTCCAAAGATGGCCTCATACTGGCTTGGGCTAATTACTTCGGTCCCTTCGAGCATTGGTAGTGCCCTTTTAGCTGGGCTGGAACATGACTATGTAGCAAACAGCGCAGAATTGCGGCAAAAGTACCCACAAGCCTTGCTCTCATACCAGCAGGCGGTTGAACAAGCAATTGAGCAAGAAGGCACCTTTGTTAGAAGCAATGTCTGGGGTTTTGAACCCGAGGCATTACAGCGCTGGCAGCCGGGTTACGGCTATTACGCGAAAAAAGCAGGCGCCAGCATTCAAACCCAAGCCTCTGCCGAGGCACTTTGGAAATGGGTGGAAAAAATAGGCAGTCGGGAACAAGGCTACTATTTTGCTACGTTGCTGTGGCGAACACGTGAGTGGCTTGATGTGCTATTCGGCGGCAAAAAACCGGTTCGCCGCGCCCCATCTGGGCCAGAGCTTAAAGTCGGTGATTACATCGACTCTTGGAAAGTGATCCGCTGCGAGAAACCGCATTTTCTTTCTCTGTTCTTTGGTATGAAAGGCCCCGGGCTCGGGCGGCTGGAGTTCACTATCGACGATCACGGACACTACCGCCAACTCACGGTCACCGCTTGGTGGCATCCGCAAGGTTTTCGCGGACTGCTCTATTGGTTTGCCATGATGCCCGCCCACTTGTTTGTTTTTAACGGTATGGTCAAAGCCATCGCCAAAAAAGCACTCTCGTTTAACCGCGACAAAAAAGGCGCTTAA
- a CDS encoding Bcr/CflA family multidrug efflux MFS transporter, whose translation MTDKSQPTAQSHISFFLFVVLGAIGALTPLAIDMYLPSMPTIAKDLGVDAGAVQLTLTAYTAGFALGQLIHGPLSDSFGRRPVLILGVLFFGLAAVVSATTNGIDSLTYVRAAQGFAGAAAAVIIQAVVRDMFDREDFARAMSFVTLVITIAPLVAPMIGGHLAVWFGWRSIFWVLAGFAVLVIALVWWQIPETLKAENRQPLRFKTTLRNYAKLCSNSTALGLMLAGAFSFSGMFAFLTAGSFVYIDIYGVSPDQFGYLFGLNIVAMIIMTSLNGRMVKKVGSHFMLRLGLSVQLVAGFGLFISWLLDLGLWGTVPFVVLYIGTLSTIGSNSMALLLSGYPQMAGTASSLAGTLRFGTGSLVGALVAALPSAVAWPMILVMSACSLLSALFYWIFGRKA comes from the coding sequence ATGACGGATAAATCACAACCGACTGCACAATCACACATCAGTTTTTTCCTTTTTGTCGTTCTGGGCGCGATTGGTGCGCTTACGCCATTGGCGATTGATATGTATTTGCCATCCATGCCGACAATTGCCAAAGATCTTGGTGTGGATGCTGGTGCGGTGCAGTTGACTCTGACGGCCTATACCGCAGGCTTCGCATTGGGGCAATTGATTCACGGCCCACTTTCGGACAGTTTCGGTCGTCGTCCGGTGCTGATCCTTGGTGTGCTGTTTTTCGGCCTAGCGGCGGTTGTCAGTGCAACCACTAACGGCATTGATTCGCTGACCTACGTGCGTGCCGCGCAAGGTTTTGCTGGAGCAGCGGCCGCGGTGATCATTCAGGCCGTGGTGCGCGACATGTTTGACAGAGAAGACTTTGCTCGGGCGATGTCGTTTGTCACCTTGGTTATCACCATCGCGCCTTTAGTAGCACCGATGATCGGTGGACACCTTGCGGTTTGGTTTGGCTGGCGCTCTATTTTCTGGGTGCTGGCAGGATTTGCTGTCTTGGTGATTGCGCTGGTGTGGTGGCAAATTCCTGAAACGCTGAAAGCGGAAAATCGTCAACCACTGCGCTTTAAAACCACGTTACGCAATTATGCCAAGTTGTGCAGCAACAGCACCGCATTAGGTTTGATGCTGGCTGGGGCTTTCTCTTTTTCTGGTATGTTCGCCTTTTTGACCGCAGGTTCGTTTGTTTACATCGATATTTATGGCGTATCGCCAGACCAATTTGGCTATCTGTTCGGGCTTAATATTGTCGCGATGATCATCATGACCAGCTTAAATGGCCGCATGGTGAAGAAAGTCGGGTCACATTTTATGCTGCGTTTGGGGCTTAGCGTACAATTAGTCGCCGGATTCGGTTTATTTATTAGCTGGCTACTAGACCTTGGTTTGTGGGGCACGGTACCATTCGTGGTTCTTTACATCGGTACACTCTCTACCATCGGCAGTAACTCAATGGCACTGCTGCTTTCTGGGTATCCGCAGATGGCGGGAACCGCTTCTTCTTTAGCGGGTACTCTGCGCTTTGGCACCGGTTCGCTGGTTGGTGCGCTGGTGGCTGCGTTGCCATCCGCCGTTGCGTGGCCGATGATTTTGGTGATGTCAGCCTGTTCGTTGCTGTCAGCCCTCTTTTACTGGATATTCGGAAGAAAAGCATAA